The Bacillus carboniphilus genome has a window encoding:
- a CDS encoding GNAT family protein, with translation MDHIDGFPLLETENYILRRITQQDVEAIFSYFSDEEVTKYYDLDTFEDISEAYRFVTSKEKMFLESRGIRWGITTKDRRDRVIGTIGFHNWNRSFFKAEISYELSKEHWGQGLMSEVIPCVLEYGFESMELNRIEALLHPENIGSKRVLKKANFRHEGTLEEYVFLKGRFIDTEIMALLKRNFKKHVALGQRGQEPVSR, from the coding sequence TTGGATCATATAGATGGTTTTCCGCTACTCGAAACAGAAAACTACATCTTAAGGAGAATCACTCAACAAGATGTGGAAGCTATTTTTTCTTATTTTTCGGACGAAGAGGTTACAAAATACTATGATTTAGATACTTTTGAAGATATCAGTGAAGCCTATCGATTTGTTACCTCGAAAGAAAAAATGTTCCTAGAATCAAGAGGAATCAGGTGGGGGATTACGACAAAGGACCGACGTGATAGAGTAATAGGCACCATTGGCTTTCACAACTGGAACCGCTCTTTTTTTAAGGCAGAAATCAGCTACGAGCTATCCAAGGAACATTGGGGACAAGGCTTGATGAGTGAAGTGATCCCGTGTGTACTAGAATATGGCTTCGAAAGTATGGAGTTAAATAGAATTGAAGCATTATTACATCCGGAAAATATCGGCTCAAAACGGGTATTAAAAAAGGCCAACTTTAGACATGAAGGTACGCTCGAAGAATATGTGTTTTTAAAAGGAAGATTCATAGATACAGAGATCATGGCTTTGTTGAAGCGCAATTTTAAAAAGCATGTTGCGCTGGGACAGAGGGGACAGGAACCGGTGTCCCGCTAA
- a CDS encoding GNAT family N-acetyltransferase — MQKTITYKIIEDLEEINMVVELQAEIWSPDIVSPLPQLVAAIHNGGVVIGAFTDEKLVGFSYGFAGFKDGEAYLISHMTGILPDYQNAGIGYQLKTKQREWAIQYGFKKMIWTFDPLELRNAYFNVCKLGGYSRQYIRSYYGELNDKLNKGLPSDRLLVEWDICSKRVEEAMSGALQTESEYEILYSWEQVDGYTTPTHYQNRVRQNHAGYRVPVPSNIQVIKQQKPDAALAWRHATRTAIEDAFSNGYLITGVQREQGSSIHFYILESH; from the coding sequence TTGCAAAAGACTATAACCTATAAAATTATCGAAGACCTTGAGGAAATAAATATGGTTGTTGAACTTCAAGCAGAAATTTGGAGTCCGGACATTGTTTCCCCTCTCCCTCAGCTAGTCGCCGCAATTCATAATGGTGGGGTTGTAATAGGAGCATTTACAGACGAAAAACTAGTTGGTTTTTCCTACGGTTTTGCCGGCTTTAAAGACGGAGAAGCCTACTTAATTTCCCACATGACTGGTATTTTGCCAGATTACCAGAATGCAGGAATTGGCTATCAGCTTAAAACCAAGCAAAGAGAATGGGCTATTCAATACGGGTTCAAAAAAATGATTTGGACCTTTGACCCTTTAGAACTAAGAAATGCTTATTTTAATGTTTGTAAGCTTGGTGGCTATTCAAGGCAATACATTCGCTCTTATTACGGGGAATTAAACGATAAATTGAACAAAGGGCTACCATCTGACCGTTTATTGGTTGAATGGGATATTTGCTCGAAACGTGTGGAAGAAGCCATGTCTGGCGCTTTACAGACTGAAAGCGAATATGAAATCTTGTATAGCTGGGAACAAGTAGACGGTTATACAACCCCCACCCACTACCAGAATAGGGTCAGACAAAACCATGCCGGCTACCGTGTTCCAGTGCCTTCAAATATTCAAGTCATCAAGCAGCAAAAGCCTGATGCAGCTCTTGCGTGGAGACATGCTACACGAACTGCTATCGAAGATGCTTTTTCAAACGGTTATCTCATCACTGGAGTTCAAAGAGAACAAGGTTCAAGTATCCATTTTTACATACTAGAAAGTCACTAA
- a CDS encoding MurR/RpiR family transcriptional regulator codes for MEHYTDKIRKNYNQLTKRQKMIAKYMLDFPKEFAFQTAKQSGQACGASETTVIRLCYILGYSGFSELQKEIQSSLLEDTAGTINPIENFLEMSNKLKDTNLIQHVMEQDNAYVKATLDAIDYKQYQKAIQKLIEADHRVVLGFRSSYGPATWFMFALNIVIGNTSQYRGEIEDANYLLSKLNENTVVVAISFPRYIQETLSFVQAAKKKGAYIIAITDDRLSPIGQYADTVFRVIAPTPIPLKGITPTFSLLNLLVTSIAATDDPKVQNHMAGYDQNRNEFYPFAKKEKIGIDKR; via the coding sequence ATGGAACATTATACAGATAAAATTAGAAAAAATTATAACCAACTGACAAAACGACAAAAAATGATTGCAAAATATATGCTGGATTTCCCAAAAGAATTCGCGTTTCAGACGGCTAAACAGTCTGGGCAAGCGTGCGGAGCAAGTGAGACAACGGTGATAAGGTTGTGCTACATCTTGGGATACTCGGGATTCAGTGAATTACAAAAGGAAATCCAGTCCAGCCTCTTAGAAGATACTGCAGGTACCATTAACCCCATTGAAAACTTTCTTGAAATGTCCAATAAGCTAAAAGATACTAACTTAATTCAACATGTGATGGAACAGGACAATGCTTACGTGAAAGCCACTTTAGACGCAATTGATTACAAGCAATACCAAAAAGCTATTCAAAAGCTGATTGAGGCGGATCATCGAGTGGTCCTCGGGTTCCGATCTTCCTATGGACCAGCTACGTGGTTTATGTTTGCCCTCAATATAGTAATCGGAAATACATCGCAATATCGTGGTGAAATAGAGGATGCAAATTATCTGTTATCAAAGTTAAATGAAAACACAGTTGTAGTGGCCATCTCCTTCCCTAGATACATCCAAGAGACTCTCTCATTTGTTCAGGCAGCTAAGAAAAAAGGAGCTTATATCATTGCCATCACCGATGATCGATTATCTCCGATTGGACAATATGCGGATACTGTATTTAGGGTGATTGCTCCTACACCTATCCCTTTAAAAGGGATTACACCCACATTCTCGCTCTTAAATCTACTAGTAACGAGTATTGCAGCAACAGATGACCCTAAAGTCCAAAACCATATGGCAGGTTATGACCAAAATAGAAATGAATTTTACCCATTTGCTAAAAAGGAAAAAATAGGTATTGATAAGAGGTGA
- a CDS encoding PAS domain S-box protein, translating to MKITEIDAREILDRITDGFFALDTHWKFTYVNEEATKLLCRRGNDLVGKQIWSEFPEAVELPFYEQYNKAVQEQVSVNFDAYYPPPLDTWYDVRAYPSENGLTVYFQDVTKEKKASAKHEQHYKSLFEHNPDAVYSLDLNGYCISVNSATEKLLGFRQEEYPKLSFIPFIAEEDLDKTIEFFEKAKEGETQNYETKVIHKEGHVIHVNVTNMPIIVDQEVVGVYGIAKDITDQKHTEQELVKSEKLSAVGQLSASIAHEIRNPLTALKGFLQLINASTGKDIEESYLEVMAGEIEWIDLITGELLLLAKPQAHHFKFEQIQEIFKDVKMLLGSQALMNRVDIKVIHGDLPRVRCVGNQLKQVFINLIKNAIESMPNGGEITVEIKQKNKRTLSILVTDEGCGIPEEVIENIGMPFYTTKQKGTGLGLMTSLKIIEAHQGTIDFSSKVGEGTTVRIDLPIDFRT from the coding sequence ATGAAAATAACTGAAATAGATGCACGTGAAATATTAGACAGAATCACGGATGGCTTTTTTGCATTAGATACACATTGGAAGTTCACTTATGTGAATGAGGAGGCAACAAAACTTCTGTGCCGAAGAGGGAATGACCTTGTGGGGAAGCAGATATGGAGTGAGTTCCCAGAGGCAGTCGAATTACCTTTTTATGAACAATATAACAAGGCTGTTCAAGAACAAGTTAGCGTAAACTTTGATGCGTATTATCCACCCCCACTTGATACTTGGTATGACGTGAGGGCGTATCCTTCCGAAAATGGTCTAACTGTCTATTTCCAAGATGTTACGAAAGAGAAGAAGGCGTCGGCAAAGCATGAGCAACATTATAAATCTCTTTTTGAACACAACCCGGATGCGGTATATTCTCTCGATTTGAATGGATATTGCATTAGTGTTAATTCCGCGACTGAAAAGCTGTTAGGTTTTAGGCAGGAGGAGTATCCGAAGCTCTCCTTTATTCCATTTATTGCTGAAGAAGATTTGGATAAAACGATAGAATTTTTTGAAAAGGCGAAGGAAGGCGAAACGCAAAACTATGAAACGAAGGTCATACATAAAGAGGGTCATGTGATTCACGTTAATGTTACGAATATGCCCATCATTGTCGATCAGGAAGTAGTGGGTGTCTATGGAATTGCGAAGGACATAACCGATCAAAAGCATACGGAGCAAGAACTCGTAAAATCTGAAAAACTCTCTGCCGTGGGGCAGCTCTCGGCCTCTATCGCTCATGAAATTCGAAATCCCTTAACGGCTCTTAAGGGATTTTTACAACTCATAAACGCATCAACTGGAAAAGATATCGAAGAGAGCTATCTAGAGGTAATGGCAGGTGAAATCGAGTGGATCGATTTAATTACTGGAGAACTGTTGTTACTAGCAAAACCACAAGCTCATCATTTTAAGTTTGAACAGATTCAAGAGATTTTTAAAGATGTGAAGATGTTACTTGGTTCTCAAGCATTGATGAACAGGGTTGACATTAAAGTGATTCATGGGGATCTACCAAGGGTTCGTTGTGTGGGAAATCAATTAAAACAAGTATTTATTAACTTGATAAAAAATGCGATTGAATCCATGCCAAATGGTGGGGAAATCACAGTCGAGATTAAACAAAAAAATAAGCGTACCTTATCGATTCTTGTTACAGATGAAGGGTGCGGAATCCCGGAAGAAGTCATAGAAAATATAGGAATGCCCTTTTATACTACCAAACAAAAAGGTACTGGATTAGGGCTAATGACTAGCTTGAAAATTATAGAGGCTCATCAAGGAACCATTGACTTTTCAAGTAAAGTTGGAGAAGGAACAACTGTTAGAATCGATTTACCGATTGATTTTAGAACCTAG